A single window of Dermacentor albipictus isolate Rhodes 1998 colony chromosome 1, USDA_Dalb.pri_finalv2, whole genome shotgun sequence DNA harbors:
- the LOC139046759 gene encoding uncharacterized protein isoform X1: MSDNHSVDAGEQIEQERPQNTPHHCCVEKNFQRHVLRLLNTLRFMLEQQADTLNKLCDMLPTSSVTECADLLSHPLSSLEELQEFDDKLDAGKFKILMLLAKRQMQLLLTLRPLSNRGSGMLPSALPPSFRSQSQDYLSRQQILTETVTTAEGSRLPASDCLVILWILMAADSQWQRQGPCTVGNQLNHNFMVVFLNRCATSTLQYNTFPLKNVKGAVTIRVLQVASTLGI, encoded by the exons ATGTCTGATAACCACTCTGTTGATGCAG GTGAACAGATAGAGCAAGAACGGCCACAAAACACACCTCATCATTGTTGTGTAGAGAAGA ACTTCCAGCGGCATGTACTACGACTGCTGAACACGCTTCGCTTCATGCTAGAACAACAAGCAGACACCCTGAACAAGTTGTGTGATATGCTACCTACTTCTTCAGTCACCGAATGCGCAGATCTCTTAAGCCATCCACTAAGCAGTCTTGAAGAACTACAAGAGTTTGACGACAAGCTCGATGCTGGAAAATTTAAGATCCTG ATGCTGCTCGCAAAGCGCCAAATGCAACTGCTGCTGACGTTGAGGCCTCTATCAAATCGTGGCTCCGGCATGCTCCCGAGCGCCTTGCCACCAAGTTTCAGAAGTCAAAGCCAAGACTACTTGAGCAGGCAGCAG ATACTGACTGAAACTGTCACCACGGCAGAGGGTTCAAGGCTTCCAGCTTCTGATTGTCTGGTCATTCTGTGGATATTGATGGCAGCAGATAGCCAATGGCAAAGACAAGGACCATGCACTGTTGGCAACCAGCTCAACCACAACTTCATGGTGGTATTTCTCAACCGATGTGCCACCTCCACGCTTCAGTATAATACCTTTCCTTTAAAAAATGTGAAGGGTGCTGTCACAATTCGTGTTTTGCAGGTAGCATCCACTTTAGGCATTTGA
- the LOC139046759 gene encoding uncharacterized protein isoform X2 gives MSDNHSVDAGEQIEQERPQNTPHHCCVEKNFQRHVLRLLNTLRFMLEQQADTLNKLCDMLPTSSVTECADLLSHPLSSLEELQEFDDKLDAGKFKILVHELTQLGGKDAYWATKRILSYCITDEVAAQFSWMGRKGKLSFSALKIAKAIADAARKAPNATAADVEASIKSWLRHAPERLATKFQKSKPRLLEQAADTD, from the exons ATGTCTGATAACCACTCTGTTGATGCAG GTGAACAGATAGAGCAAGAACGGCCACAAAACACACCTCATCATTGTTGTGTAGAGAAGA ACTTCCAGCGGCATGTACTACGACTGCTGAACACGCTTCGCTTCATGCTAGAACAACAAGCAGACACCCTGAACAAGTTGTGTGATATGCTACCTACTTCTTCAGTCACCGAATGCGCAGATCTCTTAAGCCATCCACTAAGCAGTCTTGAAGAACTACAAGAGTTTGACGACAAGCTCGATGCTGGAAAATTTAAGATCCTG GTTCATGAGTTGACACAGCTTGGCGGGAAAGATGCCTACTGGGCAACAAAAAGAATCTTGTCATATTGCATCACAGACGAGGTTGCGGCACAATTTTCCTGGATGGGTCGAAAAGGAAAACTGAGCTTCTCCGCCTTAAAGATTGCTAAAGCCATAGCAG ATGCTGCTCGCAAAGCGCCAAATGCAACTGCTGCTGACGTTGAGGCCTCTATCAAATCGTGGCTCCGGCATGCTCCCGAGCGCCTTGCCACCAAGTTTCAGAAGTCAAAGCCAAGACTACTTGAGCAGGCAGCAG ATACTGACTGA